ttggtcCAAGAGGCAACACCCATATTATCCTGACAGCTGGATTCCCTTGGCAGTGGGTGGGAAGGAGAGCTCATTTTTGGCAGAGGAGTAAGCTTTCAATGTGCTGACATCAACAGTGACTTTTTGTAGTTGTAGATACTGTACTGATATGGTGTTAAGCCGAACAAAAGCTCAGtcagttttaaagcttttgaTGTACTGTGGGACATGTAAAATGTCCTAATTTGAATCTAGTAACACCGGTATGATGCAACATTTGAGCTGTGAATGGGCTAGTCAGGTTATTTAAATAATAGtagtttttttacattttaaaagcttgtttaatgtttttatttatttgtttgtttttttatttgtactacAATGATTCTGTGTTTTTATCGTCTGTTCTGTCACAGACTCTTGTGCTGTCCAGTGAAGTTGCCCACCATGCGCGAGTACAAGCTAGTTGTGCTGGGTTCAGGAGGCGTGGGAAAATCTGCACTGGTGAGTTCATATTGTCAAATTTTGGGAAATTatcaaatatataatttttttttaatttcttgctAAAGTCAACACAACAACGCAGCAACACATTCTCCTTTCATTAGCTTACAATCATCCGTTTTTATGTAAGGACTCATAACTCTGAAATAACCATGAAGTTAAATGCAAAAACTATTTAATCTAGATTAAACCATAATCCCCTTAAAGAAGGTGTAATAACAGAGTTGTTGCAGGCTGCACTGCTGTTAATGGTTACTTTCTTAAtaaactgcttttgttttgatttggtAAAACATAAAGCATGCAACATCTACATGAAATTTTAGATCAATACAAGATCAACTTTaagaaaattttattatttttaataaaaggattAAGTCACAGTTGATTGTTAATGCTGTTATTAATCATCTTTGATAttctttctacattttaaaGTATAGACataaattcaaatgaaatagtgtGGATGGCCCTGTGCTTTTTAGTCTGATTTTGCAAGAAGCTATAACTCTGTATGTTTATAACTGATGTTGGTTTACTCTTGATTTAATTTCCTTTCATCCATTTCAGACAGTCCAATTTGTTCAAGGCATTTTTGTGGAGAAGTATGACCCCACCATAGAAGACTCCTACAGAAAGGTAGGGCCAAAGGCATTTCATATGACCGGAAGATTTTCAAGGAAAAAGAGTCTTAGCTGTACAAATGCCTCCTTTCATCTTGTTAAAGCATTCTCTCTTTTCTCCCGACAGCAAGTCGAGGTCGACGGGCAGCAGTGTATGCTTGAAATCCTGGACACAGCTGGAACAGTAAGTCAAGTTTTGGATTGAGGAGTCTTTTTAAgtaaatgcaaaaacatgttgCTGATGGCGTGTCCGTTCTGCTGTTGCTCACCAGGAACAGTTCACAGCTATGAGGGACCTGTACATGAAGAATGGGCAAGGCTTTGCTTTGGTCTACTCCATTACAGCGCAGTCCACATTTAACGACCTACAGGACCTCCGGGAGCAGATCCTAAGAGTAAAGGACACCGAGGATGTAGGTTGAACattcttttaaatccaaatcttTGTAAAAGGTTTCTCTTatgcatgtttaatttaatgtgaTTAAAGTCAGTTAATGAAgtacaaaaaaacatgcatgtgcttgtacagacatgcacacacatcctCTGACATCCATCTATATGAGACTTAAAGTCTTTGTTAGTTCAGGGTTTGCAAAATAGGAATATAAATTAATGTTACTCACAATCAGCACATCTTTGGAACAATGTTTTTACTGGACAGGAGTGGCTGTGTTGGtaaattctactgcacatgtgAGGTTTAAGACGGCTTccacatactgtatgtttctGCATCATCTGCTCCTGTGTATGTTTCTGAAAATCTGCTGGGGTCCCCCCTCAGGCTCATCCCTCCCACGTTAGAGTCACCGCTGTGGGGAAGAGGGCAGAACTGAGGGGGTCAAAAGCTTAGTGACAGTAAAGAAATGTCAGCGGTGGTGTCAGATGCTATCTGCCTCTTTCAGCCTTTGTCATATATCTTTTGATTTAGAGGAAGGATGTGCAGCGTgctgaatgtgtttatttattcataggGGCTTGCTTGACTGATCTGTGCATCTTTGTTGCGGCATCTCTTCAAGACACTTTTATACCTCTACCTTACACATACATTTGGTGTTTAACTAGTTGTGGTCAatgacattttgtttaatttttaattggTGTGGAAAGTGAATCAGGAATATTCTTAATTTAACCGCAAAAACAGTAACAGCTAGCTGCAAGGATGACATTAAATGAAGCTCCACAGGTAGAGAAATGACCTGCGTGTCATCAGCAGGTGTGCTGCAGTTGTAGAAGCCTGGTTCATCCAGCTTAATAGATTTATGTCATTAAGTCTGACAATTCTACTAACTAAGTAAGAGACATATTTAACATTGTGTGTCAGATTTATATTACATTGAAAACTTAATAGAAGCAGCTGCACTAAGTGTGAGCAGCTTAATCTAACTGTCCAAATGAGCAGTAATCAATGTAATTGATTGGCCACACAGTCATGACGATGGACTCAGAAGGAGCTGGTTTTTGAGTAATTATAATTACTATCAAAGTCGTCAGTCTGTTCTTGCTGCCTATCACAGATTTCCAAACTGAAGCTGGCTGAATTCAGAGCCTGACAAACATGAGCAAACCTTATTAGACAGCTATAAGCAGTCACCCTAAACAGCCATTTACTCCCAGTTTAATCaatttcctctcatttcctTTTGGTTTTGTGCAGTTTTAGACATGAAACATTGCCATTACTTGAACATTCGATCTTTTCTCTGATCAATCAGGTTCCCATGATCCTGGTGGGAAACAAGTGTGACCTGGAGGATGAGCGCGTGGTCGGTAAGGAGCAGGGACAGAACCTGGCTCGTCAGTGGAGCAACTGTGCCTTTTTAGAGACTTCAGCTAAATCAAAGATCAATGTTAATGAGGTAAGCACTAAATCcacatgttttcttctttttctgttcatttttatttataaagcaccagTTTACAACAAAATTTTAGGTCAAAGTACTTCACATAAAGAAATGtgtatataaaaacatgtttcttaaTTGAGGCAATCCCATTCATGCTGCTCACTATAATGtattttaaacaggaaaaaataaaacgtATAGAAAAGCACACAGCACATGGAGTAGAACTACATTTAGAAATTAAAAGTAAAGTTGCAGCTcaagtttaaaataatcttACTCGTTAGAGATCTTCAACAGGTACTGCTGGGAGGTCCTGAAATTTatggtgggatttttttttctttaatttccttacttttacCCCAAAACATACTGTGATGAACTGATAAATGGAGccagaaaatgagaaaaggtTATCTTTTAGTCATAATTTCTCACATTCAGTGACACTCAGGGACTATCTCCAGCTGGGCACCAGCTCACTCACAGCTTAAGACCAGCTGAGACCGTCCCTTCAAGCCTCCTGCTCAGAAAGAGGAGGACCCACCCCAATCACAGCTGTAACCAATCACAAGACTGCATGTTACATGCCGGCTCTGTCAGGTTCTTCATGATTGGTTGAGAGGCCATTCAGTACCAGCTCTTTCAAATCCCACACACAAAGATGCATGCACCAATATTATCTGAAACAAAGGTACCTTTTGTTAAATAAgacaaattaatgaaaaaaaaaacattatttactcACCCAGGAATCTTGTGCAAACATATCCATAAATTCCTGCTAAAACACTGCAGCTCTGATCCACAACAGCCAACTTCTGAAGGCAAGATATTTTAATGCAAACTAAATGGACATTGTTTTGAGCTAAAATGGTTAGTTTTGCTACTCAACCAATAAAACTGTATGAGCACAAGAGGTGAGGGTCCATATCTGCTCCATCTTTGAAACCTCCAGTGAAAATACAAGTGGTAAGGCAGGTCCTTTAGCTGACATGCAGCTGATAAAGGTGAGTGTAAATGAGACAACCTGAACATCTACATATAATTGTACAAAGTTTGGATTTACCTTCAAGGAGACATGGCATTGGATTACCACTTAATGCTCTAAGTGGCTGGTTTAATAATTTGACTAATCGCGTAAAGGATTCAACTCCACAATGATTTGGATATACTTTATGCTACACACAGTCACTTGCTGCCAAAATCACGAGTGCTGAACTGTCAGACTTCATTAACTCAGTCAAGATGTCAAGATAGTCCAGAAGAGTGCTTTACAAATGCATTTACTCTCTAATCTCTGTGTTACTAAGGGAAGACACTAAGCAACTGTACCACTCTAAGGTTTGATGGCTTTCAGGTGGAACAGTGTTGTCATGTGTGCTAGAATAACGCACATCAATCTAAGTTTTTACTTCTTCAAAAGCTCACAGAACAGCTGCTCAGTGACAATGTCTGAGTCTCCACACTGTAATATCTTAGCAACATTTTCACTGAGCTAAACAATTATATATAGTCATAGTGCATGTCAGTCagttgtgtttaaatatttagatgACCAATAAAAACACATCCACCGCCTCATGCATATGTTAAGAACGTTTAAGTGTTGATGCCAAATGTCTGGAGCTGCCTTTTCTGTAGTTGAAATGCAAAATGTTGAGACCATCATCTTCTCTGTGTTGTAGATTTTCTATGATCTGGTGCGACAGATCAACAGAAAAACGCCGatggaaaagaagacaaaaaagaagcCAAGTTGCACACTGCTCTAAGATGCGCTCCCACGGTTGCTTCAGGCCAGGTGAGTGGGAGTTGGACCTATATTTATTCTAGACGTGCAGGGATCCAGCTGCTCTCTGAGCTCATCGGTTGCCACTGAACATGCAGAAACTTTAGGTCTATTGCAGTTAACTGTTCAGTCTGTAACATGTGAGGATTAAAGGAGGAAGTCATTTGCTGCAATTATAAGAAAATATTCAGTAatacttattttaaattttaatagtATGCTatttgttggagcagggagacataGAAAACCTGTAGGATTGCGGCTCTTGTCGAACAGAGTTGAATAGGGTTAGTGTTGTGGCACCACCTCCTGCTGGAGCAGAGTAACTGTAATCTTACCTGACTACATCATGTCTGGCCCAACTCCGGCccttgtgagctactgtcctgcaggttttggattctaccctgaagaaacacacctgactcaaatcactgggtcattaacaggcttgtgcagagtgttgtagtaggagacatctaaaacctgcaggacaatagctcacgaggaccggagttggagacccctgctcTACAACAAATGTACCCTATTAGACAGAAagccatattttttttccagtgatttcagtgggtttttttgtgtgtgtgtgaattcaGTGGTTTAGAGAATCAGCCTCTGGAGACTCAAAGCTTTATTTAGATACAGTAAATATAATGTGGCTCTTGCTTTTTCAGGAAACCACAGTGCTTATCACCATAAATGTAACTTCAAATAAACCTAATGGCCCCTCTACTGCTCCTTGTGACAGATCATTAAGTCACCTGCAGAAGactgaaaaaagcaaaaaaatctaaaccttACAGACTTGCACGATTTTGAGGATGACTGCTTTAATTATCTGTTAAAAGATGGTTGAGATGGTGATTGTTCTGCTTGCTTCATTCTTCCTGCTCGTACTTGCTGTTCGGGAACTGTATACACTTGATGTACTGGATGATATAGAGCAAAAATCCCAACCTCCACAGAGGTTCAGCTAGAAAACTGTCTGTATTAACATATCAGCAGAAAATCATGCAGTTGGATATCAGGAGTGACGGATGATTGTTGTATCTTTTCTAGTTAATCAAAGatgaatattaaacattttttttctgatagaGCCGCTTCCAAATAATTTTGAAATTGCTGGCAAGCTCAATCAGTTGGAAGACAGACAATGACTTGATGGGTTGTCAGGAGAAATTATAACAAATGCTTCCTATGAGCAGTTGAGTCAGTTTAAGactttttgttcatgtttgatttgaaagattttttgttgttgtggttaAAAGCAACctataagaaaataaaagtctgtTTGTTATTTAAGCTCTTATGATTaccatgacctggatgactAAGAATCTCCACCAGGGAAGGCCAAAGTCAGTCCTCAGGTGTGctacagcaggaaacatccaaaacctttAGGATAGTGACCCTTGAGGACGGACTTcagacacccctggtttagtaAAACTTCTAGGAGAGAACATATTGGCCAGTGACTCTTTACTTTGTGTTCTTGTTTCAAACATCTAGTAATGTGCACTTTCTTTTTGCTCTGACTTAAATCTTTTCTTCCATTTGCAGAAACTTGTAACAATTAACTGAATCCCAGTGGATGGTGCCAGCATTCCAAGTCCTCTCCAGAGCATTTTGAAAAAGGCTGACAGAAACTTCACCACTCGCAAAGTGACAGGAGAAGGCACATACTCTCAAGAAACTTTTTTGCTTTGTAATGGCAAAGGaatccactttttttctttttttttaatctttcttgtCAACATGATGACAACtgttctgtttctcttctccaAGGTGTCTTTCTTCTGGAAGTGTTGATTTTAAAAGAGGAGACTGGATTCAAATCCGTTCTTGGgaactaaaatgttttattaaacataacATCAATCTTAAGGATATTGTGACAATATGTTTGTGAAAGAATCCATGTGAAACGTTGGTCTTCTCGTACATTTCTGCACTAACAGTGTCATTGAAGATGCATCATTGTCCATATGTTACTCGCTCCTACTTACAAAGATGTGTATTGATAACATCTTTCCTAAGtgactttgttttatattgAGCTGCAAGCCTTCCATATTTCCCATAATATATTCTACTTCCATTTTTGCATAATAAAGTTAAGGAAATGAGTATTTTATAGACtgatggggggagggggggttctGATTTCTGTCTTGAGACTGAAAATATATTGTACTAAACCACCTCTAATATTGCTTCTTGTTACCCTGTCACAgatgattttccagcttttatgattaaattttagtacattttcatttttgctaTTGTCCTTATTGAAAGAGTTTTTAAACGGCTTTGGTGCTTCAATCAGCAACTCATAGGGGAAATTGAACAGCTGAAAGTCGAACAAGTGTTTCCTGTGGGTAGAAATGACAGCCTGATTCAAAGTTACGAGAGGGGTCTGCAGAAAAAGCTTGAGTCAAGAGAGGAAGCAGCTGAGAAAGAGGAACTAAGACCTCAAAGTCTCACATGGTGCTGCATGGAAAAGCAGAATAGAAACTAACTTGATGATTAAGTGCAGGAAGGGAGAGAAACTTCGCCTCAGAGTGATGCTGAGAAAAAAGCTTCCTCAACATGTAAACAGATTCTGAAAGgtacaccttgctagtactCGGTTCGACCATCTTTTGCTCTCAGACCTGCATAAATTCTTTGTTACAGATTCAAGAAGGTGCAGGAAACATTCTTTAGAGATTTTGgttcatattgacatgatggTATCActgttgctgcacatccatgatgagaatctcccgttccaccacatcccaaaggagctttattggattgagatctggtgactgtggaggccgttggagtccagtgaagcTTTGTGAcctggtgcattatcctgctggagttagccatcagaagatgctacactgtgtcataaagggatggacatggtcagtaacTGGTAGGCTGTTGTgtttaaaccaggccatgtttgTACTAAGGGGCGCAATGTATGCCAGGAAAATATCCCCATCTCACTATGCCACCATCGGCCTGAACCATGGATACAAGGCAAGATGGACCCATGTTTTAATGTAGTTCCCACCATGTTCTGACCCTACCTTCTGCTGCATACTggctattttctctttttcagaccaacCTCTGAAAACCCTgcggttgtgtgtgaaaatcccagtagatcagcagtttctgaaatactcagaccaacaaccatgccaaagcctcttaaatcccttttcttcctcattctgatgctcaatttgaacttcagcaagtctcTTCACATGTCtgcatgaataaatacattgtgttgctgccatgtgattagTCGATTGTCAATTTTTGTTAAAAGGCAATTGAACTGGTGTACTACACCAGACCATTTCAAAACAAATATACTGAGTATAAAACTGATTGACTGAAATGCATaaaacaaatgcttttttttttttgttaaaatgtcaCAAAGTGCCTCACTTGACTTCTgctatttatgttttatattgtttcatTCTCTATCACATGATCAGATGTCACAGGTTCTATGATGTCCCCAGCTTCTTTTTTGAAGCCAaatacttcattttttttaattgtgcagCATAACAATTTTCTCCCCTCTCCCCCTTTAATAATGTCAAGACTGGGAACCATTGGATTGAATTAGAAGAACTTTACTGCCACCAACAGTAAAATACCGTTCACTCattcacataaaacaaaggtaggctaattaatatttaaacaatgtTGCATTCAATAATATAGGCTATCACAGAAAAAGTCTCATGCAACAtagatttctttatgttttactgGTGTTACCTTTGCAACAAACTGTTATTGTATCTGTGAGATTATTTTCCACCAAGTGGATTCCTTAAGTGTTACAGAATTCCTGTGCGGGAATGACCGAAAGTAACCTCGTGTCAACCAAACAAATCAGCCTTTAATGATGCTAAGAAATCTTCCGATGGTATCAGATTGATAAGGGGCAGTGACTCCCCGTCTTCCTCGCCCACACTGACCCTCCTCTCCgcctcttttttcccctccctctctctcacacGCAGGCCCACAGGCTACgcgacccccctccccccttccATCATTTTCCCATCTCTTACTCCCTTCCCTACAACAAACATGGCCGCGAAATCTGACGGTGCACCCGTCTCTCTACGAAACGAAATCCCACCCGAGTGTCCTTCCAGGTCGGACTCGCGGCGTCCCCAGCGCCGTCACACCGCGCAGCGCTACACCCTCCAGGACTGCTGCTGGACGCTCTGCGCCCTTTTGGTCTTCTTCTCGGACGGGGCCTCAGACCTGTGGCTGGCTGCCGACTACTACCTAAGGAGGGAGTACTGGTGCTTTGCACTGACTCTGGTCTTTGTGATAGTCCCCTCCGTAGTAGTACAAGTGTTGAGCTTCCGATGGTTCGCCTATGATTTCTCGGAAACCGTCGAGAGCAGCACGGCTGCGGCCGCTGTTGTGGCAGCGTCGGGAGCGGAGGAGAGCGACTTCAGCACCAAGGACAGCGGCGAGCGGGGCGCTGGCCATGCTGCCTCGGCCGGGCTGCTGTCAAGGCCGGGCACCGGGGGTGGAGCCCGGGGCTGCTGCAGAGCCCTCATGTGGTTCTTCCAGGCCATCATTCACATCTTTCAGCTGGCACAGGTCTGGAGGTATGTCTGAAAACTGGTCGTGATCAGAGAAGAGAGGGCACCCCACATCTTGTCTCTGCTTTtggtgtggttgtgtgtgtgtgcacgcccGTGTGTCCCAGAGGGTCCAGCATCACTCCCTGTAGTTATGAAACCtaataattcagaaaaaactCTCCTCAAAGTGTcagaatatacagtatatatatatatatgtgtgtgtgtgtgtgtgtgtgtgtgtcctttttgtgttgtttgacaTCTCTTCCAAGCTTAGAAAGAGAGCATTTAGACTCCACCCACTCCCTTCATCCCGCTGACAGGTCTCTAAGTCAATCATCTCCTGAAAAATTAATCTCATTCACACTAATCGTCTTCTATAGAAAagaccaataaataaacaaagaaacagccTGGCTGCCTAAGAGGATGAAATGATCCTACATGTCTTAAgagttattttctgtttgcagtGTACTTCCCTTTGCATTTTCAGGTCTTACCTTGTCTCAACAATGCTTCATGTCTCCAAACAGTTTTTCAAACTGTAAGCCATGTTTTATGACTAAGCATTTTTCACGAGACACAAGACAAGAAACAATTCATGGTACAGTTTGGCATTACTTTCACATGGATGGCAGTAGGTCTGTAGGTCAGTTGCTCAGTCAGTGATGGCTAGTCGGATCTCAGACTTCGAGAGCTCTGATAGGTTTTGACAGGTTTGAACTGCTGCCAGCTGAGAGGAGGCATTCAGCTGAACTGTGGTGGGAGGGGGGTTAGAAAATACTCAGATCTATTCAAAGAAAAGTTCTGTTTTCTAGACATTATTTGAGAATTCAAGAAATAGTGAAATCAGATTCTAATCCATTGTTAGACTTACGCATAGGACAACATATGTGTGTCTCTTTGTGGCctctctcttctttcctcttgAGACTGCCCTATAGGCAATATTGATTCCTTACTTCCTACCAAAGAGTctgagactgtgtgtgtgtgtgcgtgtgtgtgtccaggAGCACATTACAACATTGTGGCAGCACAGAATTACCGGTAAGGCCATTAAAGCTGTTGTGCATGCCCCATTCACTGGTGCTGCTCTCAGACTAGTGTGTCTGCACATTAAGAGGATTACTGCTGTGTGTTTCACCCTCAGCTGTTAACTCGGGAATGATCCGTCACTGATACACAGTTAGTTGGGTGAACCCAGATCAATTTAGGCTGGCTACCTGAACTGAATGTCAGCACACATGAGATGTGATATGGGATTGGATCACAGGCAGACAGTGTGCAGTGAAACCGTGCATGTCCTTCTGCAAGTCTTTGACCCCTCATTACTGCTCATATGCTCTATTATTCTCAGTGTACATCCCATGCTATGTTTTGTGTGGGGGAGCCAGAACAAAGAAGGGTTATTGAAACTCCCTTGTGGTTCAGTGTGCTTCTTGGGCCTCTTCTGACCCTCCTCCCTGAGGCAATTACAGAGATATTTATCCCTTCAGTCCCCCCGATAATCACCAGTGCTTACAAAAAAATTCCCTGTTATGAAAAAGATTATGTACACACTTTATGCTTGCATAACAGAAACTTATATAAGCAGAAATATGCCAGCAATATATGTAACTTAAAAGAATACCTTCAGACTGATgctaatcattttaatttctgtctGCAGCCTCTCTTTCTTTGCATCCTCTGCATTTTTGTGACTTATCTTAATTGAAAAGGTGAAGCTGCTCTCCTCAGATAGACTCCTCTTCTGATGCCTGTACTAGAATTATAACTACAGAGATGCttagttcagtttcagtctaATCTGAGTTCCAGAAGAGCAAGTAACCAACTTTTTGGCAAGGACAGCTCCCAGAATTTGAAGTGAGTTATGACTGCTTAGAGACTGTGTTTGATGTTCAAATGTTTTCCCCTCTACTTCTTCTTATTGCATTgctaccataccataccatacctaCTTTATTTATAAGGTACTtttaaacaaccacagctgaaacaaagtgctgcacataacCAAATCTAAGAAACtatataacaataaaacatacaatGGATACAAACTTCAGACATATGTATAAACGTGACATAAGAACAAGTGAAATCCAACACAATAagaccaattaaaacaaataagatcaaataaagaaactgaTGAATGCGTTTGATCTACAGGTATGTCCACGCCTTGTATTTGGGGGTGCAGAGCCGCTGGCATGGAGACCCAGAGCGCCGCCACTACTACTGGCGCATGATGTTCGAGAGCGCAGATATCAGCATGCTGCGTCTGCTCGAGTCCTTCCTGAAGAGCGCTCCCCAGCTGGTGCTGCAGCTCAGCATCATGATCCACACCAGTCAGGTGTTGCCTCTCCAGGGTGAGTGCCCCAGCGTGACCCAACACTGCATTAATCATCAGCATTAGTCAATCACAAATCTGCAGACCACGCTGCACACATGTTGGAGATGATGATTCACTTGAGCTTGCTTCAGACAAAGCTGAGGAAATCTATCATTTTTCTTTGCTAAGTATTAAGACAATAACTTTGCCACTGTTTCTATCCAGCTAACTTCTTTTCCTCCCTCATCAGGGCTTTCAGCTT
This region of Melanotaenia boesemani isolate fMelBoe1 chromosome 13, fMelBoe1.pri, whole genome shotgun sequence genomic DNA includes:
- the LOC121651595 gene encoding ras-related protein Rap-1A, whose protein sequence is MREYKLVVLGSGGVGKSALTVQFVQGIFVEKYDPTIEDSYRKQVEVDGQQCMLEILDTAGTEQFTAMRDLYMKNGQGFALVYSITAQSTFNDLQDLREQILRVKDTEDVPMILVGNKCDLEDERVVGKEQGQNLARQWSNCAFLETSAKSKINVNEIFYDLVRQINRKTPMEKKTKKKPSCTLL